In a single window of the Portunus trituberculatus isolate SZX2019 chromosome 9, ASM1759143v1, whole genome shotgun sequence genome:
- the LOC123501454 gene encoding GPI mannosyltransferase 4-like, producing the protein MECRKRQKFRAAFNKKFPKAVKPVKVKDSAILWTMLALARLYLATVQTGYIHPDEFHQSVQVMASDILNIDARKPWEFHSENPIRSVTFSAVVSLPYLVLKYLAPVVTYCFGYNLLTPSILLVTPRMFMTFLSFVADYSVYRIAQLCYLRPWSCVEVFASSYIMLVFATRTFSNTLELILMALLLWRVCESMVDSTKIIRKENILQDLYESAEAVQDKVKLVRMKTKLPPYNYVDSAIISVVVTYGTFVRPTFVVFSFVPVAYWLQRGVVTREVSFSYFNLRFLSLLPGAVATFLTCVLADSFYYGAITTTELLFWNVTARSFVVTPVNFVLYNAQGDNLAVHGLHPNYLHLLVNVPMLHGVLGLLGLWSVSKYLVALTTGAMTKKPKVFSLATMLLASFIVPVLLLSLVPHQEARFLLPTLLPLVLLHSDDVLILTGRRIKMTKHFFFLSWHVWNILCVAFFGFLHQGGVTKTLMQVHQHALQRPPHINSHVLFSAMYTPPTFLLVRRLTVTAQAEDGRHYRIEKSLFTYDTGGAREPEDLLHLAARVHRQAQLNSTREVEVLICLPASLSEGLFLATPENVTLQRLQRVRGHLTLEDPPDLSLEGVALTSSCGKVCQLVRHLDQFSIDIISVNFGQKVTPGRSAPLPGQPSSVAPQESLPEAALHNLTEDEEEEEEEDQQGDEDL; encoded by the exons atggAGTGCAGGAAAAGGCAGAAATTCCGGGCTGCTTTCAATAAAAAGTTCCCCAAGGCAGTGAAACCAGTAAA GGTGAAAGACAGCGCCATCCTGTGGACTATGTTGGCTCTGGCACGCCTCTACCTGGCCACTGTGCAGACCGGCTACATCCACCCTGATGAGTTCCACCAGTCTGTTCAAGTCATGGCAA GTGACATACTCAACATTGATGCTCGCAAGCCCTGGGAATTTCACTCAGAGAATCCCATTAGGTCCGTCACTTTCTCCGCTGTGGTTTCTCTGCCTTACTTAGTCCTGAAGTACCTGGCTCCTGTGGTGACCTACTGCTTCGGATACAATCTGCTCACCCCAAGCATCCTCCTGGTCACCCCTCGAATGTTCATGACCTTCCTGTCCTTCGTTGCCGACTACAGCGTGTACAGGATAGCCCAGCTGTGCTACCTCAGGCCCTGGAGCTGTGTGGAAGTGTTTGCCAGCTCCTACATTATGCTGGTGTTTGCCACCCGTACCTTCTCCAACACACTGGAACTCATCCTGATGGCGCTGCTGCTGTGGCGGGTCTGTGAGTCCATGGTGGACAGCACTAAGATTATCCGTAAGGAGAACATTCTGCAGGACCTGTATGAGAGTGCTGAGGCTGTGCAGGACAAGGTGAAGCTGGTCAGGATGAAGACCAAGCTTCCACCCTACAACTATGTAGACAGCGCCATCATCTCGGTGGTGGTGACGTATGGCACCTTTGTGCGGCCGACCTTTGTGGTGTTCTCCTTTGTGCCTGTGGCATATTGGCTGCAGCGTGGGGTGGTCACCAGGGAGGTGAGCTTCTCCTACTTCAACCTGCGGTTCCTGAGTCTCCTACCTGGGGCAGTGGCCACCTTCCTGACCTGTGTGCTGGCAGACTCCTTCTACTACGGCGCCATCACTACCACAGAGCTGCTGTTCTGGAACGTAACAGCACGCTCCTTCGTGGTGACGCCCGTCAACTTTGTGCTGTACAATGCTCAGGGGGACAACCTGGCGGTGCACGGCCTGCACCCAAACTACCTGCACCTGCTGGTGAATGTGCCCATGCTGCACGGCGTGCTGGGCCTGCTGGGTCTGTGGTCTGTGTCCAAGTACCTGGTGGCCCTCACCACCGGTGCCATGACCAAGAAGCCCAAGGTGTTCAGCCTGGCCACCATGCTGCTGGCCTCCTTCATCGTGCcagtgctgctgctgtcactggTTCCCCACCAGGAGGCACGCTTCCTGCTGCCCACGCTGCTCCCGCTGGTGCTACTGCACTCTGATGACGTGCTCATCTTGACAGGGCGCCGAATCAAGATGACCAAgcacttcttcttcctgtcatgGCATGTGTGGAACATCCTGTGTGTGGCGTTCTTTGGCTTCCTGCACCAGGGCGGCGTCACCAAGACCCTCATGCAGGTACaccagcatgcactgcagcgtcCCCCACACATCAATTCCCATGTGCTGTTCTCtgccatgtacacgccacccaCTTTCCTACTGGTGCGGCGCCTCACCGTCACCGCCCAGGCAGAGGACGGCCGACACTATCGCATAGAGAAGTCTCTGTTCACATATGACACAGGGGGAGCACGGGAGCCAGAGGACCTGCTCCATCTGGCGGCCAGGGTGCACCGCCAGGCCCAGCTGAACTCCACCAGAGAGGTGGAGGTGCTCATCTGCCTGCCAGCCAGCCTCTCGGAGGGACTGTTCCTTGCCACGCCAGAAAACGTGACCCTCCAGCGGCTGCAGCGTGTGCGTGGCCACCTCACGCTGGAAGACCCCCCGGACCTCAGCCTGGAGGGCGTGGCCCTGACCAGCAGCTGTGGCAAAGTGTGTCAGCTTGTGCGCCATCTTGACCAGTTCAGCATTGACATCATCAGTGTCAACTTTGGCCAGAAGGTCACACCTGGGAGGTCAGCACCTCTCCCTGGCCAGCCCTCCAGTGTGGCTCCCCAGGAGTCATTGCCTGAGGCTGCACTGCATAACCTgactgaagatgaagaggaggaagaggaggaagatcaacAAGGAGATGAAGACCTCTAG